One segment of Rhodanobacter thiooxydans DNA contains the following:
- the ilvB gene encoding biosynthetic-type acetolactate synthase large subunit — MSGAEVIVQVLADEGVGVLFGYSGGAILPVYDAVFRHNAEHPRADGNEAMRLVVPANEQGAGFMAAGYARASGRVGVAIVTSGPGATNMVTPVRDSMADSIPLVVICGQVGTAAIGSDAFQEAPVSNIMGACAKHVFLVTDATQLEATMRTAFTLARSGRPGPVVVDVPKDVQNAALTWHGSGELLLAGYRARLRAVEQSALNDADCSAFFAALMQARRPLIYAGGGVIAAEASAALRAFVDAFGLPVTTTLMGLGGFDSTDPLALHLLGMHGTAYANYAVEDCDFVLALGARFDDRVAGVPDKFAPRAKFIAQLDIDPSEIGKVKSVDWQHVGPMVRALERLTAYGRAHGLRPKLGAWHAHVAELKRVHAMNYDRASTLIQPYAVIEAINRHTRGNAIVSTGVGQHQMWAAQYFDFRAPRHWLTSGSMGTMGFGLPAAIGAQFAHPDKLVIDIDGDASIRMNIGELETATTYGLPLKIVVLNNVGDGMVRQWQKLYFKGRFAASDKSLHKKDFVRAAQADGFEWARRLERVDELEATIADFLAYPGPAFLEVMIDPDAGVYPMVGPGASYAQMITGDFIASRATLAARGPATSNMF, encoded by the coding sequence ATGAGCGGCGCCGAAGTGATCGTGCAGGTACTCGCCGACGAAGGCGTCGGCGTGCTGTTCGGCTATTCCGGCGGCGCGATCCTGCCGGTGTACGACGCGGTGTTCCGCCACAATGCCGAACATCCGCGCGCTGACGGCAACGAGGCGATGCGGCTGGTGGTGCCCGCCAACGAGCAAGGCGCCGGCTTCATGGCGGCCGGCTATGCGCGCGCGTCGGGCCGGGTCGGCGTGGCCATCGTCACTTCCGGCCCCGGCGCCACCAACATGGTCACGCCGGTACGCGACTCGATGGCCGACTCAATCCCGCTGGTGGTGATCTGCGGCCAGGTCGGCACCGCGGCGATCGGCAGCGATGCGTTCCAGGAGGCGCCGGTCAGCAACATCATGGGCGCCTGCGCCAAGCACGTGTTCCTGGTCACCGACGCCACGCAGCTGGAAGCGACCATGCGCACCGCGTTCACCCTGGCGCGCAGCGGTCGGCCCGGTCCGGTGGTGGTGGACGTGCCCAAGGACGTGCAGAATGCCGCGCTCACCTGGCACGGCAGCGGCGAACTGCTGCTGGCCGGCTACCGCGCGCGGCTGCGCGCGGTCGAGCAGTCGGCGCTGAATGATGCCGATTGCTCGGCGTTCTTCGCCGCGCTGATGCAGGCGCGGCGCCCGCTGATCTACGCCGGCGGCGGCGTGATCGCGGCGGAGGCCTCGGCCGCGTTGCGTGCGTTCGTCGACGCGTTCGGGCTGCCGGTCACCACCACGCTGATGGGCCTGGGCGGCTTCGACAGCACCGACCCGCTGGCGCTGCACCTGCTCGGCATGCACGGCACCGCGTATGCGAACTACGCGGTGGAGGATTGCGACTTCGTGCTGGCGCTGGGCGCGCGCTTCGACGACCGCGTCGCCGGCGTGCCGGACAAGTTCGCGCCGCGGGCGAAGTTCATCGCCCAGCTCGACATCGACCCGTCCGAGATCGGCAAGGTGAAGTCGGTCGACTGGCAACACGTGGGGCCGATGGTGCGCGCGCTGGAACGGCTCACCGCGTATGGCCGCGCGCATGGCCTGCGGCCGAAGCTGGGCGCCTGGCATGCGCACGTGGCCGAACTGAAACGCGTGCACGCGATGAACTACGACCGCGCCAGCACGCTGATCCAGCCATACGCGGTGATCGAGGCGATCAACCGCCACACGCGGGGCAACGCCATCGTCAGCACCGGCGTCGGCCAGCACCAGATGTGGGCGGCGCAGTATTTCGACTTCCGCGCGCCGCGGCATTGGCTCACCTCCGGCTCGATGGGCACGATGGGCTTCGGCCTGCCCGCGGCGATCGGTGCGCAGTTCGCGCATCCGGACAAGCTGGTCATCGACATCGACGGCGACGCCAGCATCCGCATGAACATCGGCGAGCTGGAAACCGCCACCACCTATGGCCTGCCGCTGAAGATCGTGGTGCTGAACAACGTCGGCGACGGCATGGTGCGGCAGTGGCAGAAGCTGTACTTCAAGGGCCGCTTCGCCGCGTCCGACAAGAGCCTGCACAAGAAGGATTTCGTGCGCGCCGCACAGGCCGACGGCTTCGAGTGGGCGCGGCGGCTGGAACGCGTGGACGAGCTGGAGGCGACCATCGCCGACTTCCTCGCCTACCCCGGCCCGGCGTTCCTGGAAGTGATGATCGACCCGGATGCCGGCGTGTACCCGATGGTCGGCCCCGGCGCCAGCTATGCGCAGATGATCACCGGCGATTTCATCGCCTCGCGCGCGACGCTGGCCGCGCGCGGGCCCGCCACCTCGAACATGTTCTGA
- the ilvN gene encoding acetolactate synthase small subunit: MNHTLSILLQNEAGALVRVAGLFAARGYNIDTLTVAATHDPAVSRLTLSLQCDEAALGQILQQTRKLVDVLQVAHPATALAA; encoded by the coding sequence ATGAACCACACCCTGTCCATCCTGTTGCAGAACGAAGCCGGCGCGCTGGTGCGCGTGGCCGGACTGTTTGCCGCGCGCGGCTACAACATCGACACGCTGACCGTGGCGGCCACGCACGACCCCGCCGTCTCGCGACTCACGCTGAGCCTGCAGTGCGACGAAGCGGCGCTCGGCCAGATCCTGCAGCAGACGCGCAAGCTGGTCGACGTGCTGCAGGTGGCGCACCCGGCGACGGCCCTCGCTGCATGA